The genomic window CCGCGGTCGCCAAGGGCCTCATCGCCGCCGGTCTGGAGCCCGGCGGACGGGTCGCGATCATGTCCCGCACCCGCTACGAATGGACCGTCCTCGACTTCGCGGTCTGGGCGGCCGGCGGACAGGTCGTGCCCGTCTACGCCACCTCGTCGGCCGAGCAGATCGCCTGGATCCTGCGGGACTCCGGCACCCTGTTCGCCGTCGTCGAGAACGACGACAACGCGGCGACCGTCGACGAAGCGGCGCGGGGACTGTCCGAGTCGCCCCGTGTCTGGCGCATCGACGACGGCGCCGTGCGGGAGCTGGCCGAGCTCGGGCGCTCGACACCCGACGAAGAGGTCACCAAGCGGCGCGCCGCCCTCACCCCCGCGACCATCGCCACCCTCTGCTACACCTCCGGCACCTCCGGCCGCCCCAAGGGCTGCGTCCTCACCCACGGCAATCTGCACGCCGAGGCCGCCAACACCGTGGAACTGCTCCACCCCGTCTTCAAGGAGGTCACCGGGCAGACCGCGGCCACCCTCCTCTTCCTCCCGCTCGCGCACATCCTCGGCCGTACGATCCAGGTGGCCTGCCTCCTCGCGCGCATCGAACTCGGCCACTGCCCGAGCATCAAGCCCCACGAACTGCGCCCGGAGCTCAAGGAGTTCCGGCCGACCTTCGTCGTCGGCGTGCCCTATCTCTTCGAGAAGATCCACGACACGGGCCGGGCCGCAGCCGAGAAGCTCGGACGCGGCGCCTCCTTCGAGCGGGCCGACCGGATCGCCGTACGGTTCGGCGAGACGCACCTCGACGGGCTCCTGGGGCGGGGCAGGGGACCGGGCATCGGGCTCCACCTCGCCCGGGCGTTGTACGACCTGCTCGTCTACCGCCGGATCAGGAAGGAGCTCGGCGGCAGGCTGCGCTACGCGATCAGCGGCGGCTCCCCGCTGGACCGCCGGCTCAACCTCTTCTTCCACGCCGCCGGGATCGTCGTCTACGAGGGCTACGGCCTCACCGAGACCACCGCCGCCGCCACGATCACCCCGCCGCTCAGCCCGCGCCCCGGCACGGTCGGCCTCCCGGTGCCCGGCACGTCGGTCCGGACGGCCGACGACGGCGAGGTGCTCATCAAGGGCGGGATCGTCTTCGGCGCGTACTGGAACAACCCGGAGGCCACCTCGCAGGTGCTGGACGACGAGTGGTTCGCCACCGGTGACCTCGGCTCACTGGACGAGGACGGCTATCTGACCATCACCGGCCGCAAGAAGGACATCCTCGTCACCTCCGGAGGCAAGAACGTCTCCCCGGCCGTCCTGGAGGACCGCCTGCGCAGCCGCCCGCCCGTCGGCCAGTGCATCGTCGTCGGCGACAATCGCCCCTACGTCGCCGCACTCGTCACCCTCGACCCGGAGGCCGTCCCGCACTGGCTCGCGGTGCGGGGGCGCCCGGCGGACACCTCGCTCGCATCGCTGTGCGACGACCCGGAGATGATCGCGGACATCGCCAAGGTCGTGGAGTACGCGAACAAGGCCGTCTCACGGGCCGAGTCGATCCGTGAATTCCGTGTCGTGGAAGGTGAGTTCAGCGAGGAGAACGGTCTGCTGACCCCGTCCTTGAAGATCAAGCGGCATGCGGTGACTGCGGCGTACGGGGACGAGATCGAGGCGCTGTACGCCTGACGCGGTGCGCCGCGGTGCGCCGCGGTGCGTCGCCATGCGTCGACGGACGACGCGCCTGCGCATGACCTGCCCCCCGCCACTTGATCACTGTGCGGCGGGCGCACGCGTACCGGCATCCGTACGCGTCGGCGGCCGGCGGCCGTTGCGCGTCGTCCGCTCGCGCAGATGCCGGGCCCGCAGCACGATCTCCGTGGCGAAGCGGCTCTCGGGGTCGGTCAGCTGGTCGCCGAAGATGGAGTCCAGGGTGCGCATCCGGTAGCGGACGGTCTGCGGGTGGACGTCGAGGAGCTCGCCCATCTGCGCGGCCGTGCCGCGGGTGTCCAGCCAGACCCGGAGGGTTTCGACGAGTCGGTCGCGGCGGGTGGCGGTGAGGGCGGCGACCGGGGCGAGTTCGCGTTCCGTGAGCTGGTCGAGGAGGGCCGGGTCGGAGAGCAGCCAGAGGGTGACCAGATGGTCGTCGCAGAGAGCCAGCGGCGCGTCCTCGACGACGTCCGCGTCGATGAGGTCGAGGAGTTTGCGGGCCCAGCGGACGGAGTCGGCGGCGGTCGCGGTCGGGACGGTCAGGCCGACGGCGCCGCAGGTGGCGCGAAGTGCCGTCTGGAGCATGCGTCTTCGGCTCTCCCCGAAGGTGCCGGGGATCAGGAGATGCGGCTGCGGGTCCGACAGATCGACGAGGACGTCGTTGTCCAGCGCGGCCCTGTCGACCTCGGCCGGAGGGCGCAGCGCGACCAGCGTCACCCGCTCCGGCAGCGGCCAGCCGGTCTGCTCGGAGAGCTCGGTGATGGCGGTACGGGGCACGGGCGGGCCGGCCAGCACCAGATGCAGCAGCCGGCGCCGCAGCGTCTCGGCCTGCTCCACGGTGTGCGCCTGCACTTCCAAGTAGCCTTCCCTGGACAGTGCTTCGAGCTCGTCGACGTAGGCGAAGAGCGCGTCGGCGAAGCTCAGCATCAGCGTGGGGGAGAGGTTGTACCGGCGGCCTATCCGCTTGGCCCGCCGCAGCGCCACCCGCGCCCCGAGCCGGTACGCGCCCTGGAGCGTCTCCAGGCTCCGTCCCTCGTACGCCTCGAACCGGCCGAACCTGCGGCACATCTCGTCCCGCAGCGTGGTCGGGGCGGACGGCGACGCGACCTGGTCGACGAAGGCCGAGATGTTCTGCTCCACCCCGACCTGGATGGCCTTGCCGTACGGGCCGTTCAGCAGCCGCGCGTACTCCGGATAGGCGCGGGTCACCTCGATCCCGATCTCCTTTATCAGGCTGGGCAGTTCGGGACGGATGATCGCGGCGAACTCCTGGGGCAGCGGACCCAGCGGCTCACCCACGTCCGACGGCTGCGTCGATCTCGGCATACGTGTGCTCTCCCCTTGCGTTCCGGGCTTCCGGTGTGGGGGGTGCTGGTGCGGGAGGAAAGCGCTCCCACGGCCCGACAGCTGTGACCACTGTGTGGATGCTTCGTGGATGCCGAACATAAACCAGGAACTACGCCCTGCGCACCGTTCGTGACGCGAAAAGCTGCGTCGTATGGGGCTGGAGCGCTCACTTCCGGACAGGGCGCCGGAGTGAGATCTGCTGCGTCGGCAATGGGAAGTACCGGTCGGTAAGGGGTTTCTCGGGGGTGCCCGGGGCTGCTTGACGCGCGGTCACGCGACGCGTCGCGTTCACGGCCCCGTCATGGCACCTCCACGAGGTACCCGATCAGCTGGCCGAATCCCTCCCCGTCGTCGTGGTGCGAGGTGTGGCCGTGACGCGGGGCGCCCTCGGAGTGCGAGGGGCGCCCCGGGCTCATGTCAGGCGCGCACCTTGGGACCCTCGGGCGGCTCGTGCCTCGGGCAGGGCGCCTGGGAGCGGATACGTCACCGGCCGCCGGCGGAGTGCCAGTACTGCGAGAGGACCTTGCCCGCGTCGGGTTTCACGAGGCCGGGGGCCGTGAGGCCGGCACTGTAGGTGGAGGCGGAGTCCAGGGTGAGCGCGTTGTTTCCCGCTCCGGAGGGCAGTCCGGTCTTGAGATTGACCGCGCCGTTGAGGATCCCGGCCAGACCGCAACCGGTCGCCCCGGGGACGGAGAACGCCGAGTCGCCCTGCGTGCTGCCGGTCAGGGCGAAGCGGAGCATCGCGCCTCCCGTGGCGTTGGGGGTGCCGTCGGGGTCGAAGCGTTGCACGGCGAGAGCGGGTGCGGTGACGTTCTGGGGCCGCAGCACGATGGGGCTGGACGCGGTCCCGATGTAGCAGTCGTCACCGAGGAACGGGTTCTCCAGATGGATGCGCACCGGCAGCGCGACGATGGGGCGTCCCGTGGACAGACCCGCGGTCAGGTCGAACTCCGTGGGTGTGCCGATCGGTTCGACGGTGGCGGTCACCCGGTTGAGGCTGATGTCGGTGAGCTGCCGGCAGATCTGGGTCACGAACGGGATGTCGCTCGGGCACATCAGGCCGAGCAGGCCGCCGGGGATCGCGGTGGGCTCGCTGACGATGCTGCCGCCCGCAGGCGGAACGACGGTGAACGTCCCGGCCGCGGTGTCCTGGATGACGCCGAACTGCAGCTCGGTGGCGCCGGTCGTCGCGGTGGTGTTGCCGAGCTTGATGGTTCCGCCGGGCGATGTGGACGCCACGCAGGTGGCCACCAGGGCCTGCCCGTCGGTGGCCAGCATGGCCTCGTCGTCGACGGGGCAGCGGTCGAACGGCGCCCAGTGGCCGTTCAGCTGGACCGCTGGGACATCCGCTGTCGCGACGGCAGGGGACACGCCGTCCGGTTCTTCCGCGCTCGCAGGCGCTGCGCTGAGGGCCATCGCGACGAGGACGGCGGTGAGCGCGCCGGAGACCGCCGCGCGGGCTCTGGTGGGAACGGGTCTCATCTTCTCCCTCGATCCTTCCGGTGCTGGAGGGTTGGGCCTGGGGCGGGTTGTGGGTTCAGCGCTGCGGCTTCGGGATGTCGACGGGCTGAACGTCGGACGTGCAGAACCTCGGGTCCGGGACGGGGACGCCTGATGCGCAGGGTGCGCCCTGTATCTGCTTGACGTAGCCGGGTGAGCCGCTGATGGGGGCGGTGAAGAGGGCGTCGAGGTCCTCGGTCACGCCGCAGCCGGAGAATGCCGGGATGGTCGCCTCGCCGGTCAGCGGGCCCCCGGTGACGAGGGTGTAACTGCCGGGGAGGAAGACGCCCCCACGACGTACCGCGTTGCCGGTCAGCGTGAGGGTGAAGGGCGTCTTGGTGCGGCACTGGGCGCCGACGTCCAGCGCCTGTCCGTTCACACTGGCTTCGGTGATGCGCAGGACCAGATCCATGGTGATGACGGTCTGCCCAACGCCGTCGAACGCATTGTCGATACGCAGGTCGGACTTGACGTTCGCCACCTTGTTCCCCTGGTCGTCGGTGCGCAGGGGCATCTGCTCCAGTTGCATGGTCGCCGTGGTCGGCATGAAGCCGAAGCTCAGGAACGTCGCCTCGGCCGGTGGCGTTGCGGGGCGGCCCTGGTGGTCCAGCGTCGCGAAGGAGTCCTGGAGCAGGTGGAGCTTGCCGTTCATGAAGACGGGGCGCTGGGGTCCTTGAATGATGCGGGCGCAGGAGACGGGGATCTCTGCGGCTCCCTTGAGTTTGGTGACGTTGGAGAAGCCGGTGGCGTAGGCGACGAGGTACTGCGGGACGGTCCTGTCGCCGGCGCAGGGCGGTGCTCCTGTCGCGCCCCCCTCGGCGGCCGTGCTCTTCTGCCTGCGGGGCTCCGGCGAAGGAGGCGTGGCGGACGGCGTGCTGCCCGCGTCCGCGGAGGGGGTGGCGGAGGGGCCGCCGGGATCGGTCGAGGGCGACGTCGTCTCCACGACGGTCACTGCGGCGATCTCCGAACTCTCTTGGTCCGGAGTGCAGTTCACCGTCACGGAAGTGTCCGCCTGCTGTCCGTCCTCGCCGGTCAGGGGTGTGAGGCGAAGGCTGAGGTTGCCCGCGGAAAAGGTGAGGTCGCCGGGCGAACCGGCTGTGACGGACGGCACCTCACCCGAAGCGGTGACGGTCAAGGGGCCGGCATCGGGTACCGGGGCGGGCGCCTGGCCGTCGCCGGTCCAGACGGCCTCGGCCGTGTGCCGCGACTGGGCCAGGGCGATCGTGAGGCTGGTGGAGGCCGTGACCGCGCGGGCGCCTTCGCCGAGGAGCGGCACGACGGACTGCTCGGGTATCTCGACGTCCACGGCGACGATGCCCGGCTGGATGCTCTCGCCGACCGCGGCCGTCTCGGGAAGCGTCGTGGACACCCGGACCTGTGCCGGGCCGGTCGATCCGGCGGGCAGGGTGCACATGTAGCCGAGTGCGGCCTTGATGTCCTGCGGCTGCGGGGAGGGTTCGGCATGCGAGGGCGGGACCACCACTCCCAGGGTGAGCGCTGTCGCGGCGGCGGCCACCCGGCGGCCCCGCATTCGGCTGGCGCCCCGTGGTGCTGTCCGGTCGGCCATGGGCCTCGACTCCCGTCCCTGTGTGAGCCAAGGGCCGCGCGGCGAGTGAAGACACGCGCCGCGCGACCCTGTTCTTCTCCTGATGGCGTTCTGCCTGACGAGGCCGTCCACGCGAGGTCACCGCGCGCGGCGGGTCACCTCAGTGGCGCGAGGCGGTCAGGTGCCCACGATGGTGGGCGCGGTGGTGCCGCCCGCGGGGGCCACGACGCCGTACGCGCCGGTGAAGGTGGGGTGGTCGCCATTCGCGATGAACCCGGCGCAGCCGGCCGTTGCGTTGCTGACGGTGAGCTGCCGGGTGGCGTTGTTGGACACACTCAGCGTCCCGGATGAGTTGGTGTAGGTGACGGCCACCTCGCCCGTGACGTCGAAGTCACAGGTCAGGACCGTGAGATGGGCCTTGACGTTGTTGATGAAGCCCGTGGTCACACCGGTGGCCGAATCGTACGTCTCGGCCCACAGCTCCCAGGGCGGAGCGGTGTTCGTGGTGGGCGTCACGGGTCCGAGCGGGCTGGTGCACGGGTTGGCGGCATCGCCGAAGGAGGCCGCAGTGATGTCACCGACGTGGCCGGGGTTCCCGGTTGCGTCGAAGAGGTTGCCGCTCGCCCGCGCGATGGGGCAGGTCAGCGGAATCCCGTTGACCTCCAGCACGGTGTTCGTCGATGCGGCCGAGAAGGTCGTGGGCGACGGTGTGACATCCCAGTTGGTGGCGTTGATCGGGTCCGCCACCGCCGTTCCGGCGGCCAGTGCGACCGAGGCCGTCGCGGCGCCGACCACGAAGGCGAGCTTCTTGAGACGTCTGTTCATGACTCCTCCGATTTTCTGGACGGGACGTGGAATGCCCGTCCCCGAACGACGGCTGAACTTCGGCCCGGCATATTCTCTGGCCGCGACCCAGGACGTTACTTGCGGGAAACTTGGCGCAACAATCCTGGAGTTCATGATTTTTGAGGAGGGGTGGTTTCTGGTCACACGGTGAGTGTCCGAGGTGGAGAATTTATCGCCGAGTGAGGGTTATCGGCATTGCGCACCGTGTGACAGATCCGGGGCTGTGGCTTATCACCCGATGACAGGAACCGAATCGGCCGACCCGCTCCCACGAGAACTTCCGGACCCGGTATTGCCGAGCGAGGTTACCCGGTCGTAGCGTCACCGGTGCGGTCGCTCAACTCCTGGTCGGCGCTCCCCTGTCGGCCCGGGGTCGCCGCGGGACCCAGCCGGCCCGGCCCTTCCTCCGGGGCGGCGTCCCCGGTAGGCGGCCGGTAAGCGGGGTCTTGCGAATCCAACCCCCCGGACGCGTGAGGCCCCGTTTTTCGCACCCTGCTTTCTGTTTCCCGGGTGACAAGTTCTTCGGGCGGACTTGTCACCGGCTGACAAAGGGCCGACAGGAAGTGAAGATTCGGTGCCCGGCTGCTTGTGCGTGCGCTCCGCTGCAACTTAGCGTGCGCCCTCGGC from Streptomyces sp. FIT100 includes these protein-coding regions:
- a CDS encoding long-chain fatty acid--CoA ligase, whose product is MGVRKDLERARRRADLAGRAAVELIREGGAVREVRAAPLVAAADTGSIADIPFANAEEAPDAVVLRRKEAGGWRGVTAAEFAWQVTAVAKGLIAAGLEPGGRVAIMSRTRYEWTVLDFAVWAAGGQVVPVYATSSAEQIAWILRDSGTLFAVVENDDNAATVDEAARGLSESPRVWRIDDGAVRELAELGRSTPDEEVTKRRAALTPATIATLCYTSGTSGRPKGCVLTHGNLHAEAANTVELLHPVFKEVTGQTAATLLFLPLAHILGRTIQVACLLARIELGHCPSIKPHELRPELKEFRPTFVVGVPYLFEKIHDTGRAAAEKLGRGASFERADRIAVRFGETHLDGLLGRGRGPGIGLHLARALYDLLVYRRIRKELGGRLRYAISGGSPLDRRLNLFFHAAGIVVYEGYGLTETTAAATITPPLSPRPGTVGLPVPGTSVRTADDGEVLIKGGIVFGAYWNNPEATSQVLDDEWFATGDLGSLDEDGYLTITGRKKDILVTSGGKNVSPAVLEDRLRSRPPVGQCIVVGDNRPYVAALVTLDPEAVPHWLAVRGRPADTSLASLCDDPEMIADIAKVVEYANKAVSRAESIREFRVVEGEFSEENGLLTPSLKIKRHAVTAAYGDEIEALYA
- a CDS encoding helix-turn-helix domain-containing protein, which produces MPRSTQPSDVGEPLGPLPQEFAAIIRPELPSLIKEIGIEVTRAYPEYARLLNGPYGKAIQVGVEQNISAFVDQVASPSAPTTLRDEMCRRFGRFEAYEGRSLETLQGAYRLGARVALRRAKRIGRRYNLSPTLMLSFADALFAYVDELEALSREGYLEVQAHTVEQAETLRRRLLHLVLAGPPVPRTAITELSEQTGWPLPERVTLVALRPPAEVDRAALDNDVLVDLSDPQPHLLIPGTFGESRRRMLQTALRATCGAVGLTVPTATAADSVRWARKLLDLIDADVVEDAPLALCDDHLVTLWLLSDPALLDQLTERELAPVAALTATRRDRLVETLRVWLDTRGTAAQMGELLDVHPQTVRYRMRTLDSIFGDQLTDPESRFATEIVLRARHLRERTTRNGRRPPTRTDAGTRAPAAQ
- a CDS encoding DUF6801 domain-containing protein; its protein translation is MADRTAPRGASRMRGRRVAAAATALTLGVVVPPSHAEPSPQPQDIKAALGYMCTLPAGSTGPAQVRVSTTLPETAAVGESIQPGIVAVDVEIPEQSVVPLLGEGARAVTASTSLTIALAQSRHTAEAVWTGDGQAPAPVPDAGPLTVTASGEVPSVTAGSPGDLTFSAGNLSLRLTPLTGEDGQQADTSVTVNCTPDQESSEIAAVTVVETTSPSTDPGGPSATPSADAGSTPSATPPSPEPRRQKSTAAEGGATGAPPCAGDRTVPQYLVAYATGFSNVTKLKGAAEIPVSCARIIQGPQRPVFMNGKLHLLQDSFATLDHQGRPATPPAEATFLSFGFMPTTATMQLEQMPLRTDDQGNKVANVKSDLRIDNAFDGVGQTVITMDLVLRITEASVNGQALDVGAQCRTKTPFTLTLTGNAVRRGGVFLPGSYTLVTGGPLTGEATIPAFSGCGVTEDLDALFTAPISGSPGYVKQIQGAPCASGVPVPDPRFCTSDVQPVDIPKPQR